TTCACAATTCGAAAAACGTTTTCCACCGCTCTCACTCTGGGCGCAATCACCTGTCTGCCTGCAAGTTACGCATTCGCTCAGACTGAAGCCCAAGCCGAAAATGTTCTCCGCGGACTGTCTGCGGAAGAGAATATTGTCGATGGCCGTATCGTCAGCGTGCAGGAACATCGCCTGAATATCATTGCCGGAGACAACTCGCGGACCTTGATGCTCTCGCCCCAAACCGTGTACGAAATTGATGGCAAACCTGCCACGCTGGCGGATCTGCCGCCGAATGCCCGTATTCGCGTCGTGCTCGATCGAAGCCAACCGACCGCTGTAGGTCGAGTCATTTTGTTGAGAAACGATCCGGTTTCTCCCCTGGCGCCGAGCCTTACTCGTCCCCTCTCGGCAAACCCTTCGCTTCCCAACGCCGTCCAGACGCCGGTCGAACGGGCTGCGGACGAAACTCAGGCGAACATGAATGCGTCGCCTGTCGTCGTGACCGAAATGGTCGCTGAAGTTCCCCTCGGAGCACAGATTGCGAACACCGCCGACGGCATTCGCATTCAGTCTGTGGCTTCTGATTCCTTGGCCGCCCGAGCAGGCCTGCTGCCTGGTGACATCATCCAGACGGTCGGTCCCACCAATGTGAAGACCGCTCAGGGCTTCTACCGGGTCATCCATCAATATCAGGCGGGCGACGCTGTCCCGATTGTGATTCTGCGAGACGGCGTGGCTCAGAACGCCCGGTTCACGCTCCCCTCGGACTTTGTCCCACAGCGCATCACTCGGACATCGACCCGCGCGACAGCCGCCCCCGGCACTGTCGCACCTCCCGTTCCGCAGTTGCAGACCCCGGTTGTCAATGAAGTCTCCTCGTTACAGTTGGGCTGGGTTCTCGGTCAACGGGGTGAGGTGGTCAAAATCATCAGCATCGACCCACAAAGCTCTGCCGATCGTAGCGGCCTCAAAGTCGGCGACGAACTGGTACGAGTCGAAGGCCAGTATGTTCATACTCCGGAGGAAGTCCTTGCCTTCCTGCAGCAACACTCTCAGGCTGGCTCTGTTGCCCTCACCATTCGACGTGGAGCAGAACAGCTCACACGAGGATTAATGTTCCCCATGGCAACGACCACCGTGGCCGCAAACAAGCTGCCGATGGATGATGCAACAACGTCATCGGTTTTGCAGACACAATCGGAACACGCCCGTCTGATCCAGGAACTGCAGCAGCAGATTCAGCAGTTGCGTCTGGAAGTTGACCAGTTGAAGCAGGCCCGATAGAAGCGTGGAGTTCTCAGTTTTCAGTTCAAGAAGGCGCGACGATGGAAATCGCCCCATGGGGTCGTTCTTTGCAAACTGATTACTGAAAACTGACGACTGATAACTTCAATTACTTGAAATTGAAATCTCCTGCCTGCGGCAGGTCGTCGAGTGAGTGTAATCCAAACAGACCGAGAAACCGCGGTGTTGTCCGATACATCGCGGTTTCATCGTTTTCACGCCGCTCGAGTGCGATCAACTGGCGACGCAGCAACTGCCGCAGCAACGGTCCCAGGTTCGGTTTCTCCGCCTCTTCCATCGCTTCGCGCGAGATCGGCTGCTTGTAGGCGACCAGCGCCAGAACTTCGAGTGCATCCTGGGCGAGTTTGACCTCTTTAGGGCCCTGACCAAAAGAACGGCTGCGGACCGAATCGAACTCGTCCCGCAACTGCATGACATACCCGCCTGTCAGCAATCGGATCTCATAGGGGCGACCTTCTCCCAGATACTTCGCATTGAGATCGGTGAGCATCTGATCCAGTTGCTCTGAAGTGGTGCTGCCGCTGAGGACATCCAGTAGTTTTTTGGTCGGCAGCGGCCCTCCTCCGACAAACAGGACGGCTTCAAGCACCTGTTCTGCGGAGATCGGCGGCGGCTCTTCCTCTTCAACAACTA
This genomic stretch from Planctomicrobium piriforme harbors:
- the scpB gene encoding SMC-Scp complex subunit ScpB codes for the protein MSGQMNSDAESKENTDAARPFQVVVQNPKPPAELTIYEEDDSLSLEEIEAAYLRAMEAAELVESQSLESVAEASETALALHAVGAQEEIEQELEPESAEHTRSIEPRMFDATETEDGTDEEIVVEEEEPPPISAEQVLEAVLFVGGGPLPTKKLLDVLSGSTTSEQLDQMLTDLNAKYLGEGRPYEIRLLTGGYVMQLRDEFDSVRSRSFGQGPKEVKLAQDALEVLALVAYKQPISREAMEEAEKPNLGPLLRQLLRRQLIALERRENDETAMYRTTPRFLGLFGLHSLDDLPQAGDFNFK
- a CDS encoding PDZ domain-containing protein, producing MFTIRKTFSTALTLGAITCLPASYAFAQTEAQAENVLRGLSAEENIVDGRIVSVQEHRLNIIAGDNSRTLMLSPQTVYEIDGKPATLADLPPNARIRVVLDRSQPTAVGRVILLRNDPVSPLAPSLTRPLSANPSLPNAVQTPVERAADETQANMNASPVVVTEMVAEVPLGAQIANTADGIRIQSVASDSLAARAGLLPGDIIQTVGPTNVKTAQGFYRVIHQYQAGDAVPIVILRDGVAQNARFTLPSDFVPQRITRTSTRATAAPGTVAPPVPQLQTPVVNEVSSLQLGWVLGQRGEVVKIISIDPQSSADRSGLKVGDELVRVEGQYVHTPEEVLAFLQQHSQAGSVALTIRRGAEQLTRGLMFPMATTTVAANKLPMDDATTSSVLQTQSEHARLIQELQQQIQQLRLEVDQLKQAR